In Mastomys coucha isolate ucsf_1 unplaced genomic scaffold, UCSF_Mcou_1 pScaffold20, whole genome shotgun sequence, one DNA window encodes the following:
- the Chrm2 gene encoding muscarinic acetylcholine receptor M2, giving the protein MNNSTNSSNNGLAITSPYKTFEVVFIVLVAGSLSLVTIIGNILVMVSIKVNRHLQTVNNYFLFSLACADLIIGVFSMNLYTLYTVIGYWPLGPVVCDLWLALDYVVSNASVMNLLIISFDRYFCVTKPLTYPVKRTTKMAGMMIAAAWVLSFILWAPAILFWQFIVGVRTVEDGECYIQFFSNAAVTFGTAIAAFYLPVIIMTVLYWHISRASKSRIKKEKKEPVANQDPVSPSLVQGRIVKPNNNNMPGGDGGVEHNKIQNGKAPRDGVTENCVQGEEKESSNDSTSVSAVASNMRDDEITQDENTVSTSLGHSKDDNSRQTCIKIVTKTQKGDACTPTSTTVELVGSSGQNGDEKQNIVARKIVKMTKQPAKKKPPPSREKKVTRTILAILLAFIITWAPYNVMVLINTFCAPCIPNTVWTIGYWLCYINSTINPACYALCNATFKKTFKHLLMCHYKNIGATR; this is encoded by the coding sequence ATGAATAACTCAACGAACTCCTCCAACAATGGCTTGGCTATTACCAGTCCTTACAAGACATTTGAAGTCGTATTTATTGTCCTTGTGGCTGGATCCCTCAGTCTGGTGACCATCATTGGGAACATTCTGGTCATGGTTTCCATTAAAGTCAACCGTCATCTTCAGACTGTCAACAATTACTTCTTGTTCAGCCTGGCCTGTGCTGACCTCATCATAGGTGTTTTCTCCATGAACTTGTATACCCTCTACACTGTGATTGGCTACTGGCCTTTGGGACCTGTAGTATGTGACCTTTGGCTAGCCTTGGACTATGTTGTCAGCAATGCCTCCGTTATGAATCTCCTCATCATCAGCTTTGATAGATACTTCTGTGTCACAAAACCTCTGACCTACCCCGTTAAGCGGACCACAAAAATGGCAGGCATGATGATTGCAGCTGCGTGGGTCCTTTCCTTCATCCTCTGGGCCCCAGCCATTCTCTTCTGGCAGTTCATCGTAGGGGTAAGGACTGTGGAGGATGGGGAGTGCTACATTCAGTTCTTTTCCAATGCTGCCGTCACCTTTGGCACTGCCATTGCAGCTTTCTATCTGCCTGTCATCATCATGACGGTGCTCTATTGGCACATATCCCGGGCAAGCAAGAgcagaataaagaaggaaaagaaggaaccCGTGGCCAACCAAGACCCAGTGTCTCCGAGTCTGGTGCAAGGTAGAATTGTaaagccaaacaacaacaacatgccCGGTGGTGATGGAGGCGTGGAGCACAACAAGATCCAGAACGGCAAGGCTCCGCGGGATGGTGTGACTGAAAACTGCGttcagggggaggagaaagaaagctcCAATGACTCCACCTCTGTCAGTGCTGTGGCCTCCAATATGAGAGATGATGAGATAACCCAGGATGAAAACACAGTTTCCACTTCCCTGGGCCACTCCAAAGATGACAACTCTAGGCAGACATGCATCAAAATTGTCACCAAGACCCAAAAGGGTGACGCATGCACACCAACGAGTACCACTGTAGAACTAGTTGGATCGTCAGGTCAGAATGGGGATGAAAAGCAGAACATTGTAGCCCGCAAAATTGTGAAGATGACCAAGCAGCCTGCCAAAAAGAAGCCTCCTCCATCCCGGGAAAAGAAAGTGACCAGGACAATCTTGGCTATCCTGTTGGCTTTCATCATCACATGGGCGCCATATAATGTCATGGTGCTCATCAATACCTTCTGTGCACCCTGCATCCCCAATACAGTGTGGACAATTGGCTACTGGCTCTGTTACATCAATAGCACCATCAATCCTGCCTGCTACGCGCTTTGTAACGCCACCTTCAAAAAGACTTTTAAGCACCTCCTTATGTGTCATTACAAGAACATAGGCGCTACAAGGTAA